A genomic stretch from Calidithermus timidus DSM 17022 includes:
- a CDS encoding trans-sulfuration enzyme family protein, with protein sequence MDLLSTLALHAAEAEKPLNDPLSLPIYQSASWTFRDLDEVDAVYEGRRAGTIYGRNGTPNHRALESLFAALHAAEAAIACASGMSALSAAFLGLLRSGDKVVASQDLYGSTLGVLRDLGRFGVRVVTVDLADWEGMGRELEGARLLVLETSSNPRLRVPDLARLSELAHRAGAKVLVDNTFASPYHCRPLEHGVDVVMESLTKFIGGHSDAMLGGLAGQKELLEPVRAVAVRMGFVSNPHECWLGVRGAHTLELRMQRASANALELARFLEAHPKVRRVHYPGLPSHPDHETAKRVLRNGFGAMLSFELEPSRAAVNALLHHLEHVRMALSLGGAHTTLSHPATSSHRFLAPAEREALGLHDGFLRMSVGIENLEDLRADLERGLGAV encoded by the coding sequence ATGGACCTGCTCTCCACCCTGGCGCTGCACGCCGCTGAGGCCGAGAAGCCCCTCAACGACCCGCTCTCGCTGCCCATCTACCAGTCGGCCTCCTGGACCTTCCGCGACCTCGACGAGGTGGACGCGGTGTACGAGGGGAGGCGGGCCGGGACCATCTACGGGCGCAACGGCACGCCCAACCACCGGGCGCTGGAGTCGCTGTTCGCGGCGCTGCACGCCGCCGAGGCCGCCATCGCCTGCGCCAGCGGGATGAGCGCTTTGAGCGCGGCTTTCCTGGGCTTGCTGAGGTCGGGCGACAAGGTGGTGGCCTCACAGGACCTCTACGGCAGCACCTTGGGCGTGCTGCGCGATCTGGGGCGCTTTGGGGTGCGGGTGGTGACGGTGGACCTCGCCGACTGGGAGGGGATGGGGCGCGAACTCGAGGGGGCACGGCTGCTGGTGCTCGAGACCTCCTCCAACCCCCGCCTGCGCGTCCCCGACCTGGCCCGCCTGAGCGAGCTGGCCCACCGGGCCGGGGCGAAGGTGCTGGTGGACAACACCTTCGCCTCGCCCTACCACTGCCGCCCCCTCGAGCACGGCGTGGACGTGGTGATGGAGAGCCTGACCAAGTTCATCGGCGGCCACTCCGACGCGATGCTGGGCGGGCTGGCGGGCCAGAAGGAGTTGCTCGAGCCCGTCCGGGCGGTGGCGGTGCGGATGGGCTTCGTCTCCAACCCCCACGAGTGCTGGCTGGGGGTGCGCGGGGCTCACACGCTCGAGCTACGCATGCAGCGGGCCTCGGCCAATGCGCTCGAGCTCGCCCGCTTCCTCGAGGCTCACCCCAAGGTGCGCCGCGTCCACTACCCTGGCCTGCCCTCCCACCCCGACCACGAGACGGCGAAGAGGGTGCTGAGGAACGGTTTCGGCGCGATGCTATCCTTCGAGCTCGAGCCCTCCCGCGCCGCCGTGAACGCCCTGCTGCACCACCTCGAGCACGTCCGTATGGCCTTGAGCCTGGGCGGGGCTCACACCACCCTTTCCCACCCCGCCACCAGCTCCCACCGCTTTCTCGCCCCTGCCGAACGCGAAGCCCTGGGCCTGCACGACGGCTTCCTGCGCATGTCGGTGGGGATCGAGAACCTGGAGGACTTGCGGGCAGACTTGGAGCGGGGGCTGGGGGCGGTGTGA
- the hemC gene encoding hydroxymethylbilane synthase, translating into MKLIIGTRASRLALWQSEHIAQRLRELHPGLEVGLLTLSTRGDRELEKALPEIGGKGLFTAELEAALERGEADLAVHSLKDLPTEPDPRFVLGAIPERASPLEALISRSGLRLNELPRGATVGTSSPRRAAQLRAARPDLRVEGLRGNVPTRIQKALDPDGPYDAILLALAGLERLGLQGQVTEILPPEVVLPAPAQGALAVQARAGDEAVLELLRPLDHRPTRRAVEAERAFLRTLGSGCSLPVGALAVEEGGLLRLRGRVLRPDGSQSITHILQGDDPERLGAALAKAVLAQGAAELLEGAWA; encoded by the coding sequence ATGAAGCTGATCATCGGCACCCGAGCCAGCCGGCTGGCCCTGTGGCAATCCGAGCACATCGCCCAGCGGCTGCGCGAGCTGCACCCCGGCCTCGAGGTCGGGTTGCTCACCCTGAGCACCCGCGGCGACCGCGAGTTGGAGAAAGCGCTGCCCGAGATCGGGGGAAAGGGGCTTTTCACCGCCGAACTCGAGGCCGCGCTCGAGCGCGGCGAGGCCGACCTGGCGGTGCACAGCCTCAAGGACCTGCCCACCGAGCCCGATCCCCGCTTTGTCCTGGGAGCCATCCCCGAGCGGGCTTCGCCTCTGGAGGCCCTCATCAGCCGCAGTGGACTCCGGCTGAACGAGTTGCCCCGCGGCGCTACCGTGGGCACCAGCAGCCCGCGCCGGGCGGCCCAGCTCCGGGCCGCCCGCCCGGATTTGCGCGTCGAGGGCCTGCGCGGCAACGTGCCCACCCGCATCCAGAAGGCCCTCGACCCCGACGGCCCCTACGACGCCATCCTGCTGGCGCTGGCCGGACTCGAGCGCCTGGGTTTGCAGGGCCAGGTCACCGAAATCCTCCCGCCCGAGGTGGTGCTCCCCGCGCCCGCCCAGGGGGCGCTGGCGGTGCAGGCCCGCGCCGGGGACGAGGCGGTGCTCGAGCTCTTGCGGCCTCTAGACCACCGGCCCACCCGCCGGGCCGTGGAGGCCGAGCGGGCCTTCCTGCGCACCTTGGGCTCGGGTTGCAGCCTGCCGGTAGGGGCGCTGGCGGTCGAGGAGGGCGGCCTGCTGCGCCTGAGGGGGCGCGTGCTGCGGCCCGACGGAAGCCAGTCGATCACCCACATCCTACAGGGCGACGACCCCGAGCGTCTGGGAGCCGCCTTGGCCAAGGCCGTGCTGGCCCAGGGGGCGGCGGAGTTGCTGGAGGGGGCGTGGGCCTGA
- the hemA gene encoding glutamyl-tRNA reductase — protein MSLSHSLSNRPRLLCVGINHASARLEVRERYVLSKPAQAQILLRARENPPAGLQEVAVLSTCNRTELYGVGGAEMDLNTLLGLLDHVQVSRRDFSHHGYALEDRDAQEHLLRVAAGLDSQVLGESEILGQVRQMLELAQEIGSLGPVLSRLLQQALHTGKRVRHETTLGDGVLSHSSLVARMLNHEAATLSSPAVLIIGAGSMARSALLSLERARFGAIWVANRTLERASLLAELADAEAIGLEAIDQVLSHADFVISAVSVPKPLLWPEQLGGSEKPLALFDLSLPRSIHPSVAELGLRLHTLDDLETILRVHRAERQAAIPQAERIVEEGLNAFAGWLEARAVVPTVQALRKRFEELRQAELMALPPAERAVAERVTHRLIQKLLHQPLTRLRELAERGEAEPYRQALQALFELERK, from the coding sequence ATGAGCCTGTCCCACTCCCTTTCCAATCGCCCGCGCCTGCTGTGCGTAGGGATCAATCACGCCTCGGCGCGGCTGGAGGTGCGTGAACGCTACGTGCTCTCCAAGCCCGCGCAGGCTCAAATCCTGCTCAGGGCCAGAGAAAACCCTCCCGCCGGCCTGCAAGAAGTCGCCGTGCTCTCCACCTGCAACCGCACCGAACTCTACGGCGTGGGCGGAGCAGAGATGGACCTCAACACCCTGCTGGGGCTGCTGGATCACGTCCAGGTAAGCCGGCGCGACTTCAGCCATCACGGTTACGCGCTCGAGGACCGCGACGCGCAGGAGCACCTGCTGCGCGTGGCCGCCGGGCTGGACTCGCAGGTGCTGGGCGAAAGCGAGATCTTAGGGCAGGTGCGACAGATGCTCGAGCTTGCCCAGGAGATCGGCAGCCTGGGGCCGGTGCTCTCGAGGCTGCTGCAGCAGGCCCTGCACACCGGCAAGCGGGTGCGGCACGAGACCACCCTGGGTGATGGCGTTCTCTCCCACAGCAGCCTGGTAGCCCGCATGCTCAACCACGAGGCGGCCACCCTGAGCTCACCCGCGGTGCTGATCATCGGGGCGGGCAGCATGGCCCGCTCGGCCCTGCTGAGCCTGGAGCGCGCCCGCTTCGGCGCGATCTGGGTCGCTAACCGCACGCTCGAGCGGGCCAGTCTGCTGGCCGAGCTGGCCGATGCCGAGGCCATCGGGCTCGAGGCCATCGACCAGGTCCTGTCCCATGCCGACTTCGTGATCTCGGCGGTGAGCGTGCCAAAACCGCTGCTGTGGCCCGAGCAGCTAGGCGGCAGCGAGAAACCCCTGGCCCTCTTCGACCTATCCCTGCCCCGCAGCATCCATCCCTCGGTGGCCGAGCTGGGCCTGCGGCTGCACACCCTCGACGACCTCGAGACCATCCTCCGCGTTCACCGGGCCGAGCGCCAGGCCGCCATCCCTCAAGCCGAGCGGATCGTAGAAGAGGGGCTGAACGCTTTCGCGGGCTGGCTCGAGGCCCGCGCAGTGGTGCCCACCGTGCAGGCCTTGCGCAAGCGTTTCGAGGAGCTTCGCCAGGCCGAGCTCATGGCCCTCCCCCCCGCCGAGCGGGCTGTGGCCGAGCGGGTGACCCACCGGCTCATCCAGAAGCTGCTGCACCAGCCCCTGACCCGGCTGCGCGAACTGGCCGAGCGGGGGGAGGCCGAGCCCTACCGGCAGGCCCTACAGGCCTTGTTCGAGCTGGAGAGGAAATGA
- the hemB gene encoding porphobilinogen synthase, whose protein sequence is MPFPAQRMRRLRASATLRRMVRETPLAPDDFIYPLFVVHGQGVRREIGSMPGVFNLSVDEAVAEAQEVYGLGIPAVILFGLPQHKDPIGLENFAPDGIVQQAIQAIKKAVPELVVITDVCLCEYTDHGHCFVIREGRFDNDATLEILDKVVVSHARAGADIVAPSGMVDGMVATIRSALDREGFGMTGVMSYAVKYASGFYGPFREAADSAPAFGDRHSYQMDPANAREALREARLDVEEGADVLMVKPGLPYLDVLRRVRESFDLPLAAYNVSGEYSMVKAAALNGWLDERRVVLETLTAFKRAGADLILTYHAKDAARWLREG, encoded by the coding sequence ATGCCCTTTCCTGCTCAACGCATGCGCCGCCTGCGGGCCAGCGCAACCCTACGCCGGATGGTGCGCGAGACTCCCCTCGCCCCCGACGACTTCATCTATCCCCTTTTTGTGGTGCACGGGCAGGGTGTGCGCCGCGAGATCGGCTCGATGCCGGGGGTGTTCAACCTCTCGGTCGACGAGGCCGTGGCCGAGGCCCAGGAGGTCTACGGCCTGGGCATCCCCGCGGTGATCCTCTTCGGGCTCCCCCAGCACAAAGACCCCATCGGCCTGGAGAACTTCGCCCCGGACGGCATCGTGCAGCAGGCCATCCAAGCCATCAAGAAGGCGGTGCCCGAGCTCGTGGTGATCACCGACGTGTGCTTGTGCGAGTACACCGACCATGGCCACTGCTTCGTCATCCGCGAGGGCCGCTTCGACAACGACGCCACGCTCGAGATCTTGGATAAGGTGGTGGTCTCTCACGCCCGGGCTGGGGCCGACATCGTGGCGCCTAGCGGGATGGTGGACGGGATGGTCGCCACCATCCGCTCTGCGCTCGACCGGGAGGGCTTCGGCATGACGGGGGTGATGTCCTACGCGGTGAAGTACGCCAGCGGCTTCTACGGTCCCTTCCGCGAAGCCGCCGATAGCGCCCCCGCCTTCGGCGACCGCCACTCCTACCAGATGGACCCTGCCAACGCCCGCGAAGCCCTGCGCGAGGCCCGCCTCGACGTGGAAGAGGGGGCCGATGTGCTGATGGTCAAGCCGGGCCTGCCCTACCTCGACGTGCTGCGCCGCGTACGCGAGAGTTTCGACCTGCCCCTGGCCGCCTACAACGTCTCGGGAGAGTACAGCATGGTCAAGGCCGCCGCCCTCAACGGCTGGCTCGACGAACGGCGGGTGGTGCTCGAGACCCTCACCGCCTTCAAGCGCGCCGGGGCCGACCTGATCCTGACCTACCACGCCAAGGACGCTGCCCGCTGGCTGCGCGAGGGCTGA
- a CDS encoding uroporphyrinogen-III synthase codes for MGLKGKRVVITRPPEQSGELRAKLLQAGAIPILFPTLATEAIPPSPSQPAPQHLRHYDWLLFTSANGVRYGLEYLAAAGLALAPSLRIGVVGQATAAALEPYGLKADLIAQKSSAEGLLEALRALGPLAGGRFLLLVAEGARDELFEGLKAARAFVERIPVYRTILGQPRPEALAALRKGFDAAVFASPSSVRGWVALAPGIVPPKVVCIGPTTAQAARECGLGVDCVADAQSATGLLEALEKVFTEVA; via the coding sequence GTGGGCCTGAAGGGCAAGCGGGTGGTGATCACCCGCCCCCCCGAGCAAAGCGGGGAGCTGCGGGCGAAGCTCCTTCAAGCCGGGGCCATCCCCATCCTCTTCCCCACCCTCGCCACCGAGGCCATCCCGCCCAGCCCCTCCCAGCCCGCCCCCCAGCACCTCCGCCACTACGACTGGCTGCTGTTTACCAGCGCCAATGGGGTGCGCTACGGCCTGGAGTACCTGGCCGCAGCCGGGCTGGCGCTCGCCCCGAGCCTTCGCATCGGGGTGGTGGGGCAGGCCACGGCTGCAGCCCTCGAGCCCTATGGCCTCAAGGCCGACTTGATCGCCCAGAAGTCCAGCGCTGAGGGCCTGCTCGAGGCCTTGCGCGCCTTGGGTCCCCTGGCCGGAGGACGTTTCCTGCTGCTGGTGGCCGAGGGAGCCCGTGACGAGCTCTTCGAGGGCCTCAAGGCCGCGCGGGCCTTCGTCGAGCGCATCCCGGTCTACCGGACCATCCTGGGCCAGCCCCGCCCCGAGGCCCTGGCCGCGCTGCGCAAAGGCTTCGATGCCGCGGTGTTCGCCAGCCCCTCGAGCGTGCGGGGCTGGGTGGCCTTGGCCCCCGGCATCGTCCCACCCAAGGTCGTCTGCATCGGCCCCACCACAGCCCAGGCTGCGCGGGAGTGCGGGCTGGGAGTAGACTGCGTAGCCGACGCCCAGAGCGCCACGGGATTGCTCGAGGCGCTGGAGAAAGTGTTCACGGAGGTCGCTTAG
- the hemL gene encoding glutamate-1-semialdehyde 2,1-aminomutase: MTKLSHERSKTLFEEAQRFIPGGVNSPVRAFRGVGGTPVFIAKAKGPYLWDVDGNRYIDFVMSWGPLVLGHAPEAVVRAVQAQAELGTSYGAPTELETRLARKVTELMPGVEMLRFVNSGTEATMSALRLARAFTKRDKIVKFSGHYHGHGDMLLVQAGSGVATLGLPDSPGVPSGAAQDTLTLPFNDLGALEELFARFPEQIAAVILEPVAGNMGLVRPKAGYLEGLRRLTREHGALLIFDEVMTGFRVALGGAQAHYGVQPDLTTLGKVIGGGLPVGAYGGRREIMQWVAPAGPMYQAGTLSGNPLAMAAGIATLEEWSRPGVFEAAAEAARTLIEGIANLARRAGIPLQADQAGTMFGFFFAEEPVNDYASAKTSDVQRYAKFFHAALERGVYLAPSQFEAGFTSAAHTPDVVAQALEGLEGAFRSMVDS; the protein is encoded by the coding sequence ATGACTAAACTCAGCCACGAACGCTCCAAGACGCTGTTCGAAGAAGCCCAGCGCTTCATCCCCGGCGGGGTCAACTCGCCCGTGCGGGCCTTCCGCGGGGTGGGCGGGACCCCCGTGTTCATCGCAAAAGCCAAAGGCCCCTACCTGTGGGACGTGGACGGCAACCGCTACATCGACTTCGTGATGAGTTGGGGCCCGCTGGTGCTGGGCCACGCCCCCGAGGCGGTGGTGAGGGCCGTGCAGGCTCAGGCCGAGCTCGGCACCAGCTACGGCGCGCCGACCGAGCTCGAGACCCGCTTAGCCCGCAAAGTCACCGAGCTGATGCCCGGCGTGGAGATGCTGCGCTTCGTCAACAGCGGCACCGAGGCCACCATGAGCGCCCTGCGGCTGGCGCGGGCTTTCACCAAGCGCGACAAGATCGTGAAGTTCTCCGGCCACTACCACGGCCACGGCGACATGCTGCTGGTGCAGGCCGGTTCCGGCGTGGCTACCTTGGGCCTCCCCGACAGCCCCGGCGTCCCCAGCGGCGCGGCCCAGGATACCCTGACCCTCCCCTTCAACGACCTGGGTGCCCTCGAGGAGCTCTTCGCCCGCTTCCCCGAACAGATCGCGGCGGTGATCCTCGAGCCCGTCGCGGGCAACATGGGCCTGGTGCGTCCCAAGGCGGGCTACCTCGAGGGCCTGCGCCGCCTGACCCGCGAGCACGGCGCCCTCTTGATCTTCGACGAGGTGATGACCGGCTTCCGCGTAGCGCTGGGCGGAGCCCAGGCCCACTACGGTGTCCAGCCCGACCTCACCACGCTGGGCAAGGTGATCGGCGGGGGCCTGCCGGTGGGGGCCTACGGCGGACGACGGGAGATCATGCAGTGGGTGGCCCCGGCGGGCCCCATGTACCAGGCCGGGACCCTCTCCGGCAACCCCCTGGCGATGGCCGCCGGGATCGCAACGCTGGAGGAGTGGTCCCGCCCCGGCGTGTTTGAAGCCGCCGCCGAAGCCGCCCGCACCCTCATCGAGGGCATCGCCAACCTGGCCCGGCGGGCCGGAATTCCCCTCCAGGCCGACCAAGCCGGCACCATGTTCGGCTTCTTCTTCGCCGAAGAGCCCGTGAACGACTACGCCTCGGCCAAGACCAGCGACGTACAGCGCTACGCCAAGTTCTTCCACGCCGCCCTCGAGCGCGGCGTCTACCTCGCCCCCTCGCAGTTCGAGGCCGGCTTCACCTCGGCGGCCCACACGCCCGACGTGGTGGCGCAGGCGCTGGAGGGGCTCGAGGGGGCGTTTAGGTCGATGGTCGATAGCTGA
- the hemE gene encoding uroporphyrinogen decarboxylase, whose protein sequence is MNESVRNSRFLKAVRLEPTDATPVWFMRQAGRYMPEYRALRAKTTMLEAIQDPALAAEITLQPIKAFDLDAAILFNDILTPLMGMGLELDFVEGKGPVIGNPITSLADIAGLMTPPAAEAMPYTAQAIRLVTAELDGRGLPLIGFVGAPFTLASYALEGGGSRNYEKTKRLMYHQPEAWASLMDKLVHVLEDYLLFQAEAGCAALQIFDSWAGTLSPRDYARFVAPYNARLIAAARESGVPVIYFSTGTGTLLRTISALGSDVVGVDWRIGLDEAWAQIGHDRAIQGNLEPLLLQAPWEELQRQAKAVLEEAAGRAGHIFNLGHGILPQTPPDNVARLADFVHEFSAKGVVR, encoded by the coding sequence ATGAACGAGTCCGTACGCAACTCCCGCTTCCTCAAGGCGGTACGCCTCGAGCCCACCGACGCCACGCCGGTGTGGTTCATGCGCCAGGCCGGGCGCTACATGCCCGAGTACCGCGCCCTGCGCGCCAAGACCACCATGCTGGAGGCCATCCAAGACCCCGCGCTGGCCGCCGAGATCACCCTGCAGCCCATCAAGGCCTTCGACCTCGACGCGGCCATCCTCTTCAACGACATCCTGACGCCGCTGATGGGGATGGGCCTCGAGCTCGACTTCGTGGAGGGCAAGGGTCCGGTGATCGGCAACCCCATCACCAGCCTGGCCGACATCGCAGGGCTCATGACCCCCCCCGCCGCCGAGGCCATGCCCTATACCGCCCAAGCCATCCGGCTCGTCACCGCCGAGCTCGACGGGCGCGGCCTACCACTCATCGGCTTCGTGGGCGCACCCTTCACCCTCGCCAGCTATGCCCTCGAGGGCGGGGGCAGCCGCAACTACGAGAAGACCAAGCGGCTGATGTACCACCAGCCCGAGGCCTGGGCCAGCCTGATGGACAAGCTCGTGCACGTGCTCGAGGACTACCTGCTCTTCCAGGCCGAAGCCGGGTGTGCCGCGCTGCAGATCTTCGATTCCTGGGCCGGGACGCTCTCTCCCCGCGACTACGCCCGATTTGTGGCCCCCTACAACGCCCGCCTCATCGCCGCCGCCCGCGAGAGCGGGGTGCCGGTGATCTACTTCAGCACCGGCACCGGAACCTTGCTGCGCACCATCAGCGCCCTAGGCAGCGACGTGGTGGGCGTGGACTGGCGCATCGGCCTCGACGAGGCCTGGGCCCAGATCGGTCACGACCGGGCCATCCAGGGCAACCTCGAGCCCCTCCTCCTCCAGGCTCCCTGGGAAGAGCTACAGCGGCAGGCTAAGGCGGTGCTCGAGGAGGCCGCAGGCCGCGCGGGCCACATCTTCAACCTCGGCCACGGCATCCTGCCCCAGACCCCACCCGACAACGTAGCCCGCCTGGCCGACTTCGTGCACGAGTTCAGCGCGAAGGGGGTTGTGCGGTGA
- a CDS encoding 5-(carboxyamino)imidazole ribonucleotide synthase: MIGVLGAGQLGRMLALAGYPLGQRFRFFDTVEGAVAGHLAELRVGAYDDLQALARFAEGLELVTYEFENVPVAAARSLAERVPVFPPPQALEAAQDRLVEKTFFQSLGIPTPPFYPVLTRADLLQGVECTGFPCVLKTRTLGYDGKGQRVLRGPEDVEGAWDGLGGQPLILEGFVPFERELSILAVRGRSGELAFYPLVENHHQDGILRKSLAPAPGLTLQLQTRAEDYARRVLERLEYVGVLAIELFEVEGELIANEMAPRVHNSGHWSLEGAETSQFENHLRAALGLPLGSTAVRGHAAMLNLIGFRPDFARVLGVREAHLHWYGKEVRSGRKVGHVNLRADTWEELQARLRTLEDAIA; the protein is encoded by the coding sequence GTGATCGGGGTCTTAGGGGCTGGACAGTTGGGCCGGATGTTGGCGCTGGCGGGCTACCCGCTGGGCCAGCGCTTCCGTTTTTTTGACACCGTCGAGGGGGCTGTGGCTGGGCACTTGGCCGAGTTGCGGGTGGGGGCTTATGACGACCTCCAAGCCCTTGCCCGCTTTGCGGAGGGCCTCGAGCTCGTGACCTACGAGTTTGAGAACGTACCCGTGGCTGCCGCCCGCTCCCTGGCCGAGCGCGTGCCGGTCTTCCCGCCGCCGCAGGCGCTGGAGGCCGCCCAGGACCGGCTGGTGGAGAAGACCTTCTTTCAGAGCCTGGGCATCCCCACCCCGCCCTTCTACCCGGTACTCACCCGCGCCGACCTGCTGCAGGGCGTCGAGTGTACCGGCTTTCCCTGCGTGCTCAAGACCCGCACCCTGGGCTACGACGGCAAGGGGCAGCGGGTGCTGCGCGGACCGGAGGACGTGGAGGGGGCTTGGGACGGACTGGGCGGGCAGCCGCTGATCCTCGAGGGCTTCGTGCCCTTCGAGCGCGAGCTCTCGATCCTGGCCGTACGGGGGCGGAGCGGCGAACTGGCCTTCTATCCGCTGGTCGAGAACCACCACCAAGACGGAATCCTGCGCAAGAGCCTGGCTCCTGCGCCCGGCCTGACCCTTCAGTTGCAGACCCGGGCCGAGGATTACGCCCGGCGGGTGCTGGAGCGGCTGGAGTACGTGGGCGTGCTGGCCATCGAACTCTTCGAGGTGGAGGGGGAGCTCATCGCCAACGAGATGGCCCCTCGGGTGCACAACTCGGGCCACTGGAGCCTCGAGGGCGCTGAGACCAGCCAGTTCGAGAACCATTTGCGGGCAGCGCTGGGACTGCCGCTGGGTTCGACCGCGGTGCGCGGCCACGCCGCCATGCTCAACCTCATCGGCTTTCGGCCCGACTTCGCCCGCGTGCTGGGGGTGCGGGAGGCCCACCTGCACTGGTACGGCAAGGAGGTGCGCTCGGGGCGCAAGGTAGGCCACGTCAACCTGCGGGCCGATACCTGGGAGGAACTCCAGGCGCGGTTGAGGACACTGGAGGACGCGATAGCATAG
- the purE gene encoding 5-(carboxyamino)imidazole ribonucleotide mutase, whose translation MLPLVGVIMGSRSDWETMRHAVETLERLRIPYETRVVSAHRTPDLLFEYAQTAEARGLEVIIAGAGGAAHLPGMTASKTTLPVLGVPVQSRALNGLDSLLSIVQMPAGIPVGTLAIGAAGAVNAALLAASILGNKYPEVAQALREFRARQTADVLEHADPRL comes from the coding sequence ATGCTCCCATTGGTCGGCGTGATTATGGGCTCGAGGTCGGACTGGGAAACCATGCGGCATGCAGTGGAGACCCTCGAGCGTCTCCGGATTCCCTACGAGACCAGGGTGGTCTCGGCCCACCGCACACCGGACCTGTTGTTTGAGTACGCACAGACTGCCGAGGCGCGGGGACTCGAGGTGATCATTGCGGGGGCGGGAGGGGCGGCCCATCTGCCCGGCATGACGGCCTCTAAAACCACCCTTCCGGTTCTGGGGGTGCCGGTTCAATCCAGGGCCCTCAATGGCCTGGACTCTTTGCTCTCGATCGTACAGATGCCCGCGGGCATTCCCGTGGGAACCCTGGCCATTGGAGCAGCAGGAGCGGTCAATGCGGCTTTGCTGGCGGCCAGCATCTTGGGCAATAAGTATCCAGAGGTGGCTCAGGCTCTGAGGGAATTTCGGGCCCGACAGACGGCAGACGTGCTCGAGCACGCTGACCCGAGGCTCTGA